In Pirellulales bacterium, the genomic stretch TCGTCGAGATGGCGCAGCCGAACTTCAATCTCGGGCACCTCCCGCGCTCCCTCGGCGACAAGGGCCGCCATCTTCGCCGTGTTGCCGCTGGCCGAATCGTAGAGGACGAGAACTTTGTTCATCGGTGCGGCGACCAGCGGTCTTTGTTTCTCGCCGGATGTTCCCCATCTCGCTTCGACTTGTTGCTCATCACCCGTGCCTTGTGGTCATGGTAATCAATTTCAGCGCGCAACCATAGGGTCGTTGGCCAATGTGGGCACTGGTGGGCGAGCCGGACGCGACCGAATGCCATTTGACTTGTTCCTGGCGGCCGGTTCCGACGGAGCGACCCCTACCTACGTCTGGGAGACGCTTATGAACGCGCACGACGAAACGCGGCCGAGCACGGCGTCGTTTCAATTGCCGCGGAGCGTCTCTGCCTTCCACAGATAGACGTTGAACTCGCCCCGTTGCGTGTCAACCGCGATCTGCTCGTCGGGCTTGATGTCGGCCATCCGGTGCCCGACCGAAACGACGCGCGCGCCGGGCGGCAGCTTGCGAAGCTGCGGCAACAATTTGGCATTGAGACGCGGCAGCAGGGAGAGTGTGACGACGGTCGGCCCTGTGCTCAGGTCGAGCGTGAAGATGTCGCGCTCGTCAATCGTGACCAGCCGCTGCACGCCGTGTGTACGTACGTTGGCGAGGGATTCCTTGACACGCTGGGGATCGATGTCGAAACCGCATGCCCGGCAGCCGTAGTCCTTGGCCGCCGTCGCCACGATGCGTCCGTCGCCGCAGCCGAGGTCCCAGACCACGTCCTTTCTGGTTATCTTGGCAAGCCGCAGCAGCGCATCGACGACCTTTTGCGGCGTGGGCTCATATTCGACGTCGGTGATGGGCCGTTCGCCCGGCGCGCGCAGGTCGATCGATTCGAAGTCGCCCGGCCGGACATCGATCCGGCGCGTGACCGTGCGCGGACCGTTTGGGTCGGGCACGATCGCCTTGATGGTGTAGAC encodes the following:
- a CDS encoding TIGR03000 domain-containing protein, with the translated sequence MWRNLILAVSTVTCVIPAGMSAQDYRQTVTVEVYLPPCARLLIEGQETKSKGPMRRFVSPPLPPGKYVYTIKAIVPDPNGPRTVTRRIDVRPGDFESIDLRAPGERPITDVEYEPTPQKVVDALLRLAKITRKDVVWDLGCGDGRIVATAAKDYGCRACGFDIDPQRVKESLANVRTHGVQRLVTIDERDIFTLDLSTGPTVVTLSLLPRLNAKLLPQLRKLPPGARVVSVGHRMADIKPDEQIAVDTQRGEFNVYLWKAETLRGN